A window of Candidatus Eisenbacteria bacterium genomic DNA:
CGCGTCGAGTAGGAGGAGTCATGGCCATTCCGATCATCTACAACGTGCGGAACGTGATGCAGCGGCCATGGACCACCCTGGCCACCGGCTGGGGCATCGCCATGGTGGTGATGATCCTGGTCGGCGCCTTCGCCCTGGCCTCGGGCTTCCAGGCGGCGCTGGTGGAGAGCGGCTCGCCGAACAACGCCATCGTCATGCGCGTCGGCGCCGACAGCGAGATCAGCAGCGGCGTGGGACGGGATGCCGCCAACATCATCAAAGCCCTGCCCGACATCGCGACCGGCCCCGACGGCCGGCCACTGGTGAGCACGGACATGGTGGTGCTCACCAATCTGCCGCGGCTCGGCGGCACAGGCGGCAGCTCGAACGTCACGATCCGCGGCATCGATCCGGCCAGCCTCACGCTGCGCGATCAGGTGAAGGTCACGTCCGGAAGGATGTTCACGCCGGGGACCGGCGAGGTCATCGTCGGAAGGCGGATCTCGCCCCGTTTCCAGAACCTCGCCGTCGGGAATCAGATCCGGTTCGGCCAGCAGTCCTTCAACGTCGTGGGTCTGTTCGAGGCCGACGGCTCGGCGTTCGAATCCGAGATCTGGGGTGACAACGCGGTGCTGATGCCGGCGTTTCAGCGCACCGATGCCTTTCAGTCCGTGACCTTCCGCATGCGCAATCCCGGCCAGTTCGCCGAGCTCGAGAAGCGCCTCGAGGCCGACCCGCGCCTCGGCGTGCAGGTCAAGACCGAGCGGGCATTCTATTCCGAGCAGTCGGCGCTGCTCGCCAACATGATCCGCTTCGCCGGCGTGCTCATCACCCTGATCATGGCGATCGGAGCGATCTTCGGCGCCATGAACACGATGTACGCCGCCGTCAGTCAGCGGACCCGGGAGATCGCCGTCCTGCTCACGCTCGGCTTCTCGCCCTTCTCGATCATGACCTCGTTCATGGCGGAGTCGGTGATCCTGTGCCTGATCGGCGGGGTCCTCGGCGTCCTGCTGGCGCTGCCGATCAACGGCATCACCACCAGCACCACGAACTGGTCGTCGTTCAGCGAGGTCGCTTTCGCCTTCCGCGTGACACCGATGGGAGTGGCGCTGGGCCTCCTGTTCTCCGTGATCCTCGGCGTGGTGGGCGGCTTCCTGCCCGCGCGCCAGGCGGCAAAGCAGTCACTGGCGGGGAGCCTGAGGGCGGCCTAGCGGACCCACCTCTCAGCAACCTCGCCGCGCCCCTGCTGGCGACACCGTTCCACCTGAGCCAAGAGCCGTGAGTGGTCCCATGATCTCCTCATCGCCATTGGACGCATTCATTCCACACCCTGACGTGCGCGAGCGTTTTCACACGACGATCAAGGCGCCTGCATCGCTCGTGATGGATGTGGCCGCGAACTTCGATCTCCAGGCTCTCCCTCTCGTGCGCGCCATCTTCCGGCTTCGGGAGAAGCTCATGCGAGCCGAACCGTCATCGCCACGCAAGCCACAGGGACTCCTCGCGGAAATGCGAAGCCTGGGCTGGGGACTGTTACTCGAGGAACCGGCGCGTTTGATCGTGTGCGGGGCCACTTGTCGTCCCTGGCAGGCGAACACAGTCTTCACGCCGATCGCGCCCCAACGGTTTGCGTCGTACGCCGAGCCCAATGAGGTGAAGATCGCTTGGACCCTCGAAGCGGAGGCTCTCGGTGCCGCGCTCACACGGTTCAGCCACGAGACACGGGCCGTGGCGACAGACGCAGATGCCAGGATGAGATTCCGTAGCTACTGGCGGTGGGCTCGCTTCGGCATCGTGACCATCCGGATCCTCCTGCTGCCTGCCATCCGGCGCGAAACGGAACGCCGCTGGGCCGAGGAGGCGACCCAGCCCCGATGAAAGGGCCAGCTCTACCGCCAGGCGGTTCCACGACCCCTTGCGCGCGGCGTCCCCAAAGTCACGGACCGCTCAACTGGAGACGCGCCCGATCCATCCCCTCGCTTTCAGCTCCTCCACGATCCTCGCCGCAGCCGCTTCCGGCGTTTCGTGGTCGGCTCGGACGATGAGGTCGGGATCACTCGGGGCCTCGTATCGGCTCTGCACGCCGGGAACCGTGGTCGCGTGTCCTTCACGCGCCGCGCGGTAGATGCCCTTCGGATCGCGCGCCATGCAGGTCTCGAGCGGGCAGTCCATCAGGACTTCCAGGAATCGCGGGATCACGGCGCGTCCTCCTTCCCGGTGGACTCGCCTCGGCGCGGTCGCGTCGAAGATCACTGCCACTCCGTGGCGCGCCAGCAGGGCGCCCAGGTGGGTCACCGCGCGATAGAACACGTCGCGTTCCGTCTCGTCATAGGTCGCCGATGGCGTCAGGATGGGGCGCAGCGCGTCGGACTCGAGCACTTCGGATTCCACCCCGGCCGCGGTCAGGGCATCGACCAGCGCGCGGGCCACGGTGGACTTCCCCGAAGCGGGTAGGCCGGTGATCCACACGGCGAAGCCGGCGCTCATCGTGGGCCTTCGAGCGCGGCATCGATTCGCGCGAGGTCGAGGCCCGACGATTCCATCATCGCTCGGGCAAAGTGGATCAGCCGGGCTCGTGTCGGCGTCGCCAGGGTCGGATACCAGACTGGGCATGCCATGACCAAGGCCCTGAACGCCATGAAGGGAGGCACCACGTCCAGCAGCTCGGAATCGCCGCTGGACTGCAGATAACGCCGCCAGAAACGATCGAACAGGCCCCGAAGCGCGCCTTCGAATGGGCGCTCCTCGTCGAGTCCGAAGAAGAGGTAGTTCATGGTCAGCGCCGCCACGTCGTCCGCCGGCTCGCCCCAGGCGCTGCGCGAGCGATCGAGTAGCGAGAAGTCCGTTCCGTCGCGGAAGAGGATGTTCCAAGGGTGGAAGTCCCCGTGCACCTGGGCGAGGCGATGCCCACGGGACTTGAGCCGCCAGCGCCAGCGCACCGCGTGATGCTCGATGGCTTCGAGCAGCGCCGGCGTCGCCACGAGGTCGGCCTCCGGGTACGCGTCGACCACCCCCATGATGCACTCGCTGTGACCCAGCAGCTCGCGGACGCAACGGACGTACAGGCCCGCCTCGCCGGCTCTGCGGCGATGAATCGCGACCAGGTAGTCGCACAACGCGTCGGCTCGAGCCACGTCGAGGTCGGCGGGGGCGGGACGCTCCCGCATTCGCTCGAGGTCCTCCACGTACTCGCGGCCTGCCACGTACTCCCGCAGGCCGAAGAACTCGCGCACTTTCCCGAGCGAGATCAGCGCGTCGCCGCGGTCACCACCGACGTCGAGACTCTGGACATGGCGTGGAAGATCGTTGAACGTGAGATGTCCAAGCAGCAGGACCTGCGCGCGATCCGCCATCGTCTCGTGACCGAAGCGACCGGGCTTCACGGTCTCGATCACGGCGGAGTGGCGAGCCCCACGTCGCGTGTAGTCCACGC
This region includes:
- a CDS encoding ABC transporter permease; translation: MAIPIIYNVRNVMQRPWTTLATGWGIAMVVMILVGAFALASGFQAALVESGSPNNAIVMRVGADSEISSGVGRDAANIIKALPDIATGPDGRPLVSTDMVVLTNLPRLGGTGGSSNVTIRGIDPASLTLRDQVKVTSGRMFTPGTGEVIVGRRISPRFQNLAVGNQIRFGQQSFNVVGLFEADGSAFESEIWGDNAVLMPAFQRTDAFQSVTFRMRNPGQFAELEKRLEADPRLGVQVKTERAFYSEQSALLANMIRFAGVLITLIMAIGAIFGAMNTMYAAVSQRTREIAVLLTLGFSPFSIMTSFMAESVILCLIGGVLGVLLALPINGITTSTTNWSSFSEVAFAFRVTPMGVALGLLFSVILGVVGGFLPARQAAKQSLAGSLRAA
- the cysC gene encoding adenylyl-sulfate kinase, encoding MSAGFAVWITGLPASGKSTVARALVDALTAAGVESEVLESDALRPILTPSATYDETERDVFYRAVTHLGALLARHGVAVIFDATAPRRVHREGGRAVIPRFLEVLMDCPLETCMARDPKGIYRAAREGHATTVPGVQSRYEAPSDPDLIVRADHETPEAAAARIVEELKARGWIGRVSS
- a CDS encoding phosphotransferase gives rise to the protein MNQEKVRLYLESRFGEPVEVMDLVPLGESSNDSFKGYGYGKPLRVDYTRRGARHSAVIETVKPGRFGHETMADRAQVLLLGHLTFNDLPRHVQSLDVGGDRGDALISLGKVREFFGLREYVAGREYVEDLERMRERPAPADLDVARADALCDYLVAIHRRRAGEAGLYVRCVRELLGHSECIMGVVDAYPEADLVATPALLEAIEHHAVRWRWRLKSRGHRLAQVHGDFHPWNILFRDGTDFSLLDRSRSAWGEPADDVAALTMNYLFFGLDEERPFEGALRGLFDRFWRRYLQSSGDSELLDVVPPFMAFRALVMACPVWYPTLATPTRARLIHFARAMMESSGLDLARIDAALEGPR